The Paenibacillus sophorae genome has a segment encoding these proteins:
- a CDS encoding DMT family transporter, whose product MTRKILLLIPLTLRSHEGSWKVGIRDMLLLLAQAFFGMFLFRVFMLYGLRFASATEGGIMTSLTPFAVALLSYILLGEKMTGRRGGGILCSLAGIAVIQVPPLLMSGAVDRPASVTGMLLLSAAVVGEAALTVLRKMLSPRISSLLAAAYVTAFAFLMFLACSVIELLQYGFPEMEAADAGIILYYGIFVTALAYVLWFRGVSKVPAGTAAVFMYPV is encoded by the coding sequence ATGACCAGAAAAATACTCCTTCTAATTCCGCTTACGCTGCGGAGCCATGAAGGTAGCTGGAAAGTAGGCATCCGGGACATGCTGCTGCTATTGGCGCAAGCTTTCTTTGGAATGTTCCTGTTTCGGGTGTTTATGCTGTATGGACTCCGGTTCGCTTCCGCCACCGAGGGCGGGATTATGACAAGCCTTACTCCGTTTGCGGTGGCGCTCCTCTCTTACATTTTATTGGGAGAAAAAATGACCGGGCGGAGAGGGGGCGGAATCCTATGCTCACTGGCGGGCATAGCGGTCATCCAGGTCCCTCCCCTGCTAATGTCCGGCGCCGTGGACAGGCCGGCTTCGGTTACCGGTATGCTGCTGCTGTCAGCAGCCGTTGTCGGAGAAGCGGCGCTTACCGTACTGCGGAAAATGCTCTCTCCCCGGATTTCCTCCTTGCTTGCGGCGGCCTATGTAACGGCCTTTGCCTTCTTGATGTTTCTGGCTTGCTCCGTTATAGAGCTGCTTCAATACGGATTTCCGGAAATGGAAGCGGCGGACGCGGGAATTATTTTGTACTACGGCATCTTCGTCACAGCTCTCGCCTATGTATTGTGGTTCCGGGGAGTGTCCAAGGTGCCGGCAGGTACGGCTGCTGTATTTATGTATCCAGTATAA
- a CDS encoding methyl-accepting chemotaxis protein: protein MKLATKLTWMMLVVLLLVGSSIGFFGYRAAYDQLDEAAGIELVGCANITTGLVDPEQISALAAGDTSNLSAIEDKISWIVAHKPIFKEAFILSLDGKILATDMNMKARGYKAGDSFYFSDEDKTMITSMKHSTYSKVYTYQGTSLKTGYGPIYQDHDPTKPIVALMAINFDGPLVKERTLDIIIKPFIIGASILVAAILIAYVLIRRMVSPLSKLSRAVNQVAHGNLTQELLVLNSKDEIGTLTRDFNEMTGNLSRLITEVNETSLQVASSSQELSASAQETNRTGEHTVGVTIELAEGAQVQLRHLESSYQAVQEMSRFIAEIAQNADQAMNDAVKGADKARTGRDSMDSTTRQMKIMSGSIEDLSGIIHTLSGHSKEIESIVGTIASIAAETNLLALNAAIEAARAGEEGRGFAVVAQSVRKLAERSGDSTRQIGELLGLIVAQMDLAGETMDRSTEEMQQGTLMVTNAGQSFSEIEASVSGMAVQSQEVSETMRQLAEIADGLVEAIQSTVSVSNQTAANSESLSAASQQQLAAMQEVEASSAFLSSLADKLQRLVEQFKVA, encoded by the coding sequence ATGAAATTGGCAACAAAATTAACCTGGATGATGCTGGTTGTGCTTCTGCTTGTGGGGTCCTCCATTGGATTCTTCGGCTATCGCGCCGCCTATGACCAGTTGGATGAGGCTGCAGGCATCGAACTTGTAGGCTGCGCCAATATTACTACCGGACTAGTCGATCCAGAACAGATTAGCGCTCTGGCCGCAGGCGACACAAGCAATCTTAGTGCAATCGAGGACAAGATTAGCTGGATTGTAGCCCATAAGCCGATTTTTAAGGAAGCCTTTATTCTATCTCTGGACGGAAAAATTCTTGCCACCGACATGAATATGAAAGCCCGAGGATACAAAGCGGGGGATTCATTCTATTTCAGCGACGAAGATAAGACCATGATTACTAGCATGAAGCACTCCACTTACTCCAAGGTGTACACCTATCAGGGAACCTCTCTAAAAACCGGCTACGGTCCCATCTACCAAGATCATGATCCAACCAAACCGATTGTCGCCCTGATGGCCATCAACTTTGACGGTCCTCTCGTCAAGGAGAGAACGCTTGATATTATTATTAAGCCTTTTATCATCGGCGCATCCATTCTTGTTGCCGCTATTCTGATTGCCTATGTTCTTATCCGCCGTATGGTCAGCCCGCTGTCCAAGCTGTCCCGCGCCGTCAATCAAGTTGCCCATGGTAATCTTACCCAAGAACTACTAGTACTTAACAGCAAAGATGAAATCGGTACATTGACCCGAGATTTTAATGAAATGACCGGCAACCTGAGCAGACTCATTACTGAAGTGAACGAAACCTCCTTGCAGGTTGCTTCTTCTTCCCAGGAACTCTCGGCAAGCGCACAGGAAACGAACCGGACGGGTGAGCATACCGTGGGCGTAACCATAGAGCTTGCCGAAGGAGCGCAAGTGCAGCTGCGGCACTTGGAAAGCAGCTACCAGGCGGTACAGGAAATGTCCAGGTTCATTGCCGAAATCGCGCAAAACGCCGACCAGGCCATGAACGACGCCGTCAAGGGAGCCGATAAGGCCCGGACCGGAAGGGATTCCATGGATTCCACGACCCGGCAGATGAAGATCATGAGCGGAAGCATCGAAGATCTGTCCGGCATCATTCATACACTGTCCGGCCACTCCAAGGAAATCGAGAGCATCGTCGGTACTATCGCGAGCATCGCGGCGGAGACGAATCTGCTGGCGCTGAACGCGGCTATCGAAGCCGCCCGAGCCGGCGAAGAAGGACGCGGCTTCGCCGTCGTCGCCCAATCTGTCCGCAAGCTGGCCGAGCGGTCGGGCGATTCCACCAGACAAATCGGCGAGCTGCTGGGCCTGATTGTCGCTCAGATGGATCTGGCCGGAGAGACGATGGACCGTTCGACTGAGGAAATGCAGCAGGGTACATTGATGGTGACTAATGCCGGACAGTCCTTCTCGGAGATTGAAGCTTCCGTTTCCGGCATGGCAGTGCAAAGTCAGGAGGTCTCCGAAACGATGCGGCAGCTGGCAGAAATCGCGGACGGACTGGTTGAAGCGATCCAGAGCACCGTCAGCGTATCCAACCAGACCGCAGCCAACTCGGAAAGCTTGTCGGCCGCTTCGCAGCAGCAGCTCGCCGCAATGCAAGAAGTTGAAGCATCCTCCGCTTTCCTCTCCTCCTTGGCAGATAAGCTGCAGCGGCTTGTGGAGCAGTTCAAGGTGGCATAA
- a CDS encoding MarR family winged helix-turn-helix transcriptional regulator: MRWNLVWELGKMIRWNYNNETGAEMQMSRQIDPLVEQIGLSMWRVQRKIISGIGLQAELGLTFPQFILLNMIANEGRARVVRLAERMEVKSSAVTVMLDRMEGVGLISREPDENDRRAVVVTLTDKGEEIRTEGQRRSLISLDQYLSILTPEELRHFAEYYDMLERQER; this comes from the coding sequence ATGAGATGGAATCTTGTGTGGGAACTGGGCAAAATGATACGCTGGAACTATAACAATGAAACGGGAGCTGAAATGCAAATGTCGCGACAGATTGATCCGCTTGTTGAACAAATCGGACTATCCATGTGGAGGGTGCAGCGAAAAATAATCTCGGGGATCGGTCTGCAAGCGGAGCTTGGACTGACGTTTCCCCAGTTTATTTTGTTGAATATGATCGCTAACGAGGGAAGGGCCCGGGTGGTACGGCTTGCCGAACGGATGGAAGTGAAATCCAGTGCGGTTACGGTCATGCTTGACCGCATGGAAGGGGTAGGCCTGATCAGCCGGGAGCCGGACGAGAATGACCGTAGAGCCGTAGTGGTAACGCTCACTGACAAGGGGGAGGAGATTCGGACTGAAGGGCAGCGCCGCTCCCTGATCTCGCTGGATCAATATCTGTCGATTCTGACGCCTGAGGAGCTTCGGCATTTCGCCGAGTATTACGATATGCTGGAAAGGCAGGAGCGTTAA